The proteins below come from a single Corylus avellana chromosome ca3, CavTom2PMs-1.0 genomic window:
- the LOC132176392 gene encoding uncharacterized protein LOC132176392 — translation MAETKSMGVVGSGQMGSGIAQLGAVHGIDVWLMDSDPDALARASKFISSSIQRLVSKGQLSQAAGTDALGRLRFTPNLEELHSADVIIEAIVESEDVKRKLFSGLDKIAKSSAILASNTSSISITRLASVTSRPCQVIGMHFMNPPPIMKLVEIIRGADTSDETFNATKALALRLGKTVICSQDYSGFIVNRILMPMINEAFFTLYTGVATKEDIDTGMKLGTNHPMGPLELADFIGLDVCLSIMKVLHTGLGDSKYAPCPLLVQYVDAGRLGRKRGIGVYEYRKVPEPVKPLPRL, via the exons ATGGCGGAGACGAAGAGCATGGGAGTGGTGGGCAGCGGCCAGATGGGCTCGGGAATCGCCCAGCTAGGCGCCGTGCACGGAATCGACGTCTGGCTGATGGACTCCGATCCCGACGCCCTCGCCAGAGCCTCCAAATTCATCTCTTCCTCTATCCAACGCTTGGTCTCCAAAGGCCAACTCTCTCAG GCAGCAGGTACTGATGCTTTGGGACGCTTGCGGTTTACACCAAACTTGGAAGAGCTTCATTCAGCTGATGTTATTATTGAAGCTATTGTGGAATCTGAAGATGTGAAAAGAAAGTTATTTTCTGGACTagataaaattgcaaaaagttCGGCCATTTTGGCGTCTAATACAAGTTCTATATCCATTACTCGTCTAGCATCTGTGACTAGCAGACCCTGCCAG GTGATTGGCATGCATTTCATGAATCCTCCTCCTATTATGAAACTGGTGGAAATTATACGAGGTGCGGACACATCTGATGAGACATTCAATGCAACTAAAGCCTTGGCCTTGAG GCTTGGGAAGACAGTTATATGCTCTCAGGATTATTCTGGATTCATTGTAAACCGGATCCTTATGCCGATGATAAACGAAGCATTTTTCACTCTCTATACCGGTGTAGCAACAAAGGAAGACATTGATACAGGTATGAAGCTGGGAACAAACCATCCAATGGGTCCCCTTGAGCTTGCAGATTTCATTGGATTGGATGTCTGCTTGTCGATAATGAAAGTTCTTCATACTGGCCTTGGAGACAGTAAATATGCTCCCTGCCCTCTTCTTGTGCAATATGTCGATGCCGGTCGACTGGGAAGAAAACGCGGTATCGGGGTGTATGAGTACCGTAAAGTGCCTGAACCAGTGAAGCCATTACCTCGACTTTGA
- the LOC132174976 gene encoding phytosulfokine receptor 2, which translates to MVVLRSVPMTFLQWVFLACFLCSSMGLKNPAPAPSCNPHDLLALKEFAGNLTNGSIVTAWSPESNCCKWDGVVCENMKDNGSVAGRVIKLRLSKMGLKGTISHSLGRLVQLKLLDLSSNHLNGELPSELSNLKRLEVLDLSHNNLSGPVSLAALESIQVLNISSNSFAGNFPELRGLLNLFVFNISNNSFSGHFNSNICSSSNGIQILDLSLNRLVGGLEGLGNCSTSLQQLHVDSNSLSGPLPDALYSLSALEQMSVSGNNFSGPLSEKLSKLSFLKTLVIYGNQFSGELPNVFGNLSKLELLVAHSNSFSGPLPTTLAHCSKLQVLDLRNNSFNGDIDVNFTGLPNLLTVDLASNRFSGLLPNSLSNCRELKNLNLAKNELTGPIPEDFANLASLSFLSLSNNSIGNLSGALSVLPQCKNLTTLILTKNFHGEEIPENVSGFESLRVLGLGNCALKGQIPGWLYSCRTLQVLDLSWNHFNGSIPPWIGQMENLFYLDLSNNSLTGEIPKSLTELKSLISLNCSSSDLSASAGIPLYVKRNKSANGLQYNQVSSFPPSILMSNNRISGIISPEIGRLKELHVLDLSRNNISGTIPSSISEMGNLESLDLSYNNLYGSIPLSFSKLTFLSKFSVAYNRLRGVIPSGGQFSSFPRSSFEGNLELCGQIDIPCDDGTGKGLRPDIPSGSNNKFGRSSIFGITISIGVGIAVLLAIALLKMSRRDVGNPIDNFDEELSRPRRLSEALGSSKLVLFQNSDCKDLTVVELLKSTNNFNQANIIGCGGFGLVYKANLPNGTKAAIKRLSGDCGQMEREFQAEVEALSRAQHKNLVALQGYCRYGSDRLLIYSYMENGSLDYWLHENLDGGSLLKWDARFKIAQGAAHGLAYLHKGCEPNIVHRDIKSSNILLDENFEAHLADFGLSRLLQPYDTHVTTDLVGTLGYIPPEYSQTLTATVRGDVYSFGVVLLELLTGKRPVEVCKGKNCRDLVSWVFQMKSEKREEEIIDAAIWDKNHEKQLLEMLVIACKCLDKDPRQRPSIEQVVSWLDGVGFKDAQQ; encoded by the coding sequence ATGGTGGTGCTGCGGTCTGTTCCAATGACTTTCCTCCAATGGGTATTCTTGGCTTGCTTTCTTTGTTCATCTATGGGGCTGAAAAACCCAGCCCCAGCCCCATCCTGCAATCCTCATGATCTGTTGGCGCTGAAGGAGTTTGCAGGAAACCTCACAAATGGGTCCATCGTCACAGCCTGGTCCCCTGAATCCAATTGCTGCAAATGGGATGGTGTTGTCTGTGAGAATATGAAGGATAATGGCTCAGTTGCTGGTAGAGTGATCAAGTTGCGTCTCTCCAAAATGGGTCTCAAAGGGACGATTTCACACTCTTTGGGTCGATTGGTGCAGCTGAAATTGCTTGATCTTTCAAGCAATCATCTCAATGGTGAGTTGCCCTCAGAGCTTTCAAACTTGAAGCGGCTGGAAGTTCTTGATTTGAGCCATAACAATCTATCAGGACCGGTTTCACTGGCGGCGCTTGAATCCATTCAAGTATTGAATATCTCTAGCAACTCATTTGCTGGGAACTTTCCCGAGCTCAGGGGATTGCTGAATCTTTTTGTGTTCAACATTAGCAACAATTCATTCTCCGGCCATTTTAATTCTAACATTTGCAGTTCCTCAAATGGGATTCAGATTCTTGATTTGTCCTTGAACCGTCTGGTGGGCGGTCTTGAAGGCTTGGGAAATTGCAGCACATCTCTGCAACAATTACATGTGGACAGCAATTCACTTTCAGGGCCTCTTCCTGATGCTTTGTATTCTCTGTCAGCTTTGGAGCAAATGTCAGTCTCTGGGAACAATTTCTCAGGCCCGCTAAGCGAGAAATTGAGTAAGCTCTCTTTCCTGAAAACCTTAGTCATTTATGGAAACCAATTTTCTGGTGAACTGCCAAATGTGTTTGGGAACCTTTCAAAACTAGAACTACTTGTTGCACACTCAAATTCATTTTCTGGGCCATTGCCAACTACCCTTGCACACTGCTCAAAGCTTCAAGTGCTTGATCTTCGTAACAATTCGTTTAATGGTGATATTGATGTTAATTTCACTGGGTTGCCAAATCTCCTCACGGTTGATCTTGCCTCTAATCGTTTTTCTGGGCTCCTTCCAAATTCCTTATCTAATTGCCGTGAGTTGAAAAATTTGAACCTTGCTAAGAACGAATTGACTGGCCCAATCCCTGAAGATTTTGCAAACCTCGCATCGCTGTCGTTTCTTTCATTGTCGAACAACAGCATTGGAAACTTATCTGGGGCACTATCTGTGCTGCCGCAATGCAAAAATCTCACCACTCTTATCCTTACAAAGAATTTTCATGGTGAGGAGATTCCTGAAAATGTGAGTGGGTTTGAAAGCCTGAGGGTTTTGGGGCTTGGGAATTGTGCTCTGAAAGGCCAAATCCCAGGTTGGTTATATAGTTGCCGGACATTGCAAGTCCTGGATTTGTCTTGGAATCACTTTAATGGCAGTATCCCTCCTTGGATTGGTCAGATGGAGAATTTGTTTTACTTGGACTTGTCAAATAACTCTCTCACAGGTGAGATCCCAAAAAGTTTGACAGAGCTGAAGAGCCTCATTTCTTTAAATTGCAGTTCATCAGATCTTTCTGCTTCTGCTGGCATTCCGCTATATGTAAAGCGAAACAAGAGTGCTAATGGCCTGCAATACAACCAGGTCTCAAGCTTTCCCCCCTCAATACTCATGAGCAATAACAGAATAAGTGGGATAATATCGCCTGAAATCGGGCGATTAAAAGAGCTACATGTCTTAGATTTGAGCAGGAACAACATATCTGGGACCATCCCTAGCTCCATTTCGGAGATGGGGAACTTGGAATCATTGGATTTGTCATATAATAATCTATATGGATCAATCCCCCTGTCATTCAGTAAGCTCACTTTTTTGTCAAAGTTTAGTGTGGCATATAACCGCTTGCGTGGGGTGATTCCAAGTGGGGGACAGTTCTCGAGCTTTCCGAGATCAAGCTTCGAGGGCAACCTGGAACTTTGTGGGCAAATTGATATTCCTTGTGATGATGGTACGGGTAAAGGGCTAAGACCTGATATTCCATCTGGTTCAAACAATAAATTTGGTCGAAGCAGCATCTTTGGCATAACGATCAGTATTGGTGTCGGAATTGCAGTGCTTCTTGCAATTGCTCTGCTTAAAATGTCCAGGAGGGATGTGGGGAATCCAATTGATAACTTTGATGAGGAACTCAGCAGACCGCGCAGGTTATCTGAAGCACTTGGATCTTCAAAGCTTGTACTCTTTCAGAATTCAGATTGTAAAGATCTCACAGTTGTAGAATTATTAAAATCTACAAACAACTTCAACCAAGCAAACATTATTGGTTGTGGTGGATTTGGTCTGGTTTACAAGGCCAACCTTCCAAATGGGACAAAAGCTGCTATCAAGAGACTTTCTGGGGATTGTGGTCAGATGGAGCGGGAATTCCAAGCTGAAGTGGAAGCCCTCTCAAGAGCTCAGCATAAGAACCTTGTTGCTCTTCAAGGTTATTGCCGATACGGTAGCGACAGGTTGTTAATTTACTCCTACATGGAGAATGGAAGCTTGGATTATTGGCTGCATGAGAATTTGGATGGGGGCTCACTTCTAAAATGGGATGCAAGATTCAAGATAGCTCAAGGTGCTGCTCATGGATTAGCTTACTTGCATAAGGGTTGTGAGCCAAACATAGTTCATCGAGACATAAAATCTAGCAACATACTTTTGGATGAAAATTTCGAAGCTCATTTGGCTGATTTTGGTCTCTCAAGGTTACTGCAACCTTACGATACTCATGTCACGACGGATTTGGTTGGAACTTTGGGTTATATCCCTCCTGAATATAGCCAGACTTTAACAGCAACTGTTAGGGGCGACGTCTATAGTTTTGGTGTCGTTCTTCTCGAGCTTCTTACAGGTAAAAGGCCTGTGGAAGTTTGCAAAGGCAAAAACTGCAGGGATTTGGTCTCTTGGGTGTTTCAGATGAAATCTGAGAAGAGGGAGGAGGAAATTATAGATGCAGCAATATGGGATAAGAATCATGAAAAGCAGCTCTTAGAGATGCTTGTTATTGCCTGTAAATGCTTAGACAAAGATCCAAGACAGAGACCCTCTATTGAGCAAGTTGTTTCGTGGCTTGATGGTGTTGGATTTAAAGATGCACAACAGTGA
- the LOC132176679 gene encoding uncharacterized protein LOC132176679: MAAKHLAKKALYRMPTHHHHHPPAAFWRAPFSTAAQDTNAVAEGRNLTSSVLPETTKSARSYEAKDQAGDINDDDDDTARQGAIKAMETAEAVGETVLEAMDSACAYDVTAKTTQEEDVRDTTVVEADNHVVDTAEYRSIQDAAIAKQTETS, encoded by the exons ATGGCGGCAAAACATTTGGCGAAAAAAGCTCTCTACCGCATGCCtacccatcatcatcatcatcctcctGCCGCATTCTGGAGGGCTCCCTTCTCCACTGCTGCTCAA gaTACCAATGCGGTAGCGGAAGGGAGAAATTTGACATCATCAGTACTGCCTGAAACTACAAAGAGTGCAAGGAGTTATGAAGCCAAAGACCAAGCTGGAGATATcaacgatgatgatgatgatacagCGAGACAAGGTGCTATAAAAGCAATGGAGACGGCGGAGGCTGTTGGGGAGACTGTTTTGGAGGCAATGGACAGTGCTTGTGCTTATGATGTTACAGCCAAGACTACCCAAGAAGAAGATGTCAGAGACACAACCGTTGTGGAGGCTGATAATCATGTCGTTGATACTGCCGAGTATAGAAGTATTCAAGATGCTGCCATTGCCAAGCAAACTGAAACCAGCTAG
- the LOC132174955 gene encoding squamosa promoter-binding-like protein 3, whose amino-acid sequence MELVVLLHLFHLFRTLSSPSLPHVPPLCFTILHHHHHLLLLVTFHPFTMETKSFIDGKRTFIEDDIDDEYLDDEEGGGEMISFAENEKKRAAGAPLTGKRGSIAGSGGGVSPPRCQAEKCAADLTDAKRYHRRHKVCEFHSKAAAVVVAGQRQRFCQQCSRFHELSEFDEAKRSCRRRLAGHNERRRKVGSAESSGEVSGRRGVRQADDQRGRIHVTIPGNSGYNKHLQIR is encoded by the exons ATGGAGCTTGTGGTCCTCCTTCACCTTTTTCACCTTTTCCGTACACTTTCTTCACCTTCATTACCCCATGTTCCACCCCTTTGTTTCACCATTctgcaccaccaccaccaccttctccTCCTTGTAACCTTCCACCCTTTCACAATGGAGACTAAGAGCTTCATCGATGGGAAGCGAACTTTCATTGAAGACGATATCGACGATGAGTACTTAGATGACGAAGAGGGAGGTGGTGAAATGATAAGCTTTGCAGAGAATGAGAAAAAGAGAGCAGCAGGTGCTCCTCTCACAGGGAAAAGAGGGTCTATTGCAGGTTCCGGCGGCGGGGTGTCGCCGCCGCGTTGCCAGGCGGAGAAGTGTGCAGCTGATTTGACTGATGCAAAGCGGTACCACCGCCGTCATAAGGTGTGTGAATTTCATTCAAAGGCGGCCGCCGTGGTCGTTGCAGGGCAGCGGCAACGGTTTTGTCAGCAATGCAGCAG GTTCCATGAGCTATCCGAGTTTGACGAAGCGAAACGAAGCTGCCGCAGACGCTTGGCTGGACATAATGAGCGGCGCCGAAAGGTCGGGTCAGCAGAATCTAGTGGAGAAGTTTCAGGCCGCAGAGGGGTTAGGCAAGCTGATGATCAAAGAGGCAGAATTCATGTAACAATCCCAGGGAATTCTGGTTACAATAAGCATCTCCAGATCAGATAA
- the LOC132175965 gene encoding probable protein phosphatase 2C 39: protein MAGKEILHKMKEKVGLGSSDTDSGKGKSKMSKHVTHGFHLVKGKSHHAMEDYVFAQFKQVDDKELGLFAIFDGHLSHDVPDYLKSHLFDNILKEPDFWTETEKAIRSAYQITDTNILEKAVDFGKGGSTAVTAILINCHKLVVANVGDSRAVICKNGVAKQLSVDHEPSMERERIEERGGFVSNFPGDVPRVDGQLAVARAFGDKSLKKHLSSEPHVVVDFIDEKTEFVILASDGLWKVMTNQEAADCIKHLKDARAAAKHLTEEALNRNSTDDISCIVVRFQ from the exons ATGGCCGGCAAAGAAATCCTCCACAAGATGAAG GAAAAAGTTGGGTTAGGTTCATCAGATACCGACTCTGGAAAAGGCAAGAGCAAGATGTCAAAGCACGTAACACATGGCTTTCACTTGGTAAAGGGAAAATCACATCACGCCATGGAAGATTATGTCTTTGCACAGTTTAAGCAAGTTGATGACAAGGAGCTTGGTCTTTTTGCAATCTTTGATGGTCATTTGAGCCATGATGTTCCTGATTACTTGAAGTCTCatttatttgataatattttgaagGAG CCTGACTTCTGGACTGAAACAGAGAAAGCAATCAGAAGTGCTTATCAAATAACCGACACTAACATTTTGGAGAAAGCAGTTGATTTTGGAAAAGGAGGTTCAACTGCAGTTACAGCAATATTGATTAATTGTCATAAGCTGGTAGTAGCTAATGTTGGGGATTCTCGAGCTGTTATCTGTAagaatggggtggccaaacaaCTATCAGTTGATCATGAGCCAAGCATGGAAAGGGAGAGGATTGAGGAGAGAGGTGGTTTTGTATCAAATTTTCCTG GGGATGTTCCACGAGTTGATGGGCAATTGGCAGTGGCAAGGGCATTTGGTGACAAGAGCTTGAAGAAACACCTTAGTTCAGAACCCCATGTAGTGGTGGATTTTATAGATGAAAAAACTGAGTTCGTTATCCTGGCAAGTGATGGATTATGGAAG GTAATGACGAACCAAGAAGCAGCAGATTGTATCAAGCACTTAAAGGATGCCCGGGCAGCAGCAAAGCACCTTACTGAAGAAGCACTTAATAGGAACAGCACGGATGATATTTCCTGCATAGTTGTAAGATTTCAGTGA